The following coding sequences are from one Parambassis ranga unplaced genomic scaffold, fParRan2.1 scaffold_22_arrow_ctg1, whole genome shotgun sequence window:
- the LOC114430292 gene encoding aryl hydrocarbon receptor nuclear translocator-like protein 1: MCFWVRLGRKSEQSSNSKASEEDCKKSLPIIPGISTTPGTMIYAGSIGTQIANELLDFNRLNSSPSSGTVSPFSLPQDKSPQTHNQMSNNVPNGETPDMEMPGKSISEDEPQGAAFSGGEALMGENSQLDLDSVVGPGLSSLRSNDEAAISVIMSLLETDTNLGEALDFEEMHWSL, encoded by the exons ATGTGCT tctgggtgaggctgggccgcaagTCTGAACAGTCTAGTAATTCCAAGGCTTCAGAAGAAGATTGCAAAAAGTCACTTCCCATTATACCAGGCATCTCCACCACACCTGGAACTATGATATATGCTGGAAGCATTGGGACCCAgattgctaatgagctgctgGATTTCAACAGGTTGAACTCGTCACCTTCCAGTGGCACCGTCAGCCCGTTCAGTCTGCCGCAGGATAAGTCTCCACAAACTCACAATCAGATGAGCAACAATGTGCCAAATGGAGAAACACCTGACATGGAGATGCCAGGGAAGTCCATCTCTGAGGATGAGCCCCAAGGAGCTGCATTCTCAGGAGGAGAAGCACTGATGGGAGAGAATTCCCAGCTGGATTTGGACAGTGTGGTCGGACCAGGCCTTAGTAGTCTTAGGAGCAACGATGAAGCAGCCATTTCAGTGATCATGAGCCTCCTGGAAACTGACACAAATTTGGGCGAGGCTTTGGACTTTGAAGAGATGCACTGGTCTTTATAG